A genomic stretch from Perognathus longimembris pacificus isolate PPM17 chromosome 5, ASM2315922v1, whole genome shotgun sequence includes:
- the LOC125351212 gene encoding keratin-associated protein 20-2-like produces MCYYGSYYGGLGYGYGGLGYGYGGLGCGYGCGYGSGYGRYSCYRPCCYGRYWSFGY; encoded by the coding sequence ATGTGCTACTACGGCAGCTACTATGGAGGCCTGGGCTACGGTTATGGTGGTCTGGGCTACGGCTATGGTGGCCTTGGCTGTGGCTATGGCTGTGGCTATGGTTCTGGATATGGAAGATATTCCTGCTATCGTCCATGCTGCTATGGGAGATACTGGTCTTTTGGCTACTAG